A genome region from Carya illinoinensis cultivar Pawnee chromosome 2, C.illinoinensisPawnee_v1, whole genome shotgun sequence includes the following:
- the LOC122300817 gene encoding probable methylenetetrahydrofolate reductase: MKVIEKIQEGVGNDGKVVFSFEFFPPKTDDGVDNLFERMDRMVAHNPTFCDITWGAGGSTADLTLEIANRMQNIVCVETMMHLTCTNMPVGKIDHALATIKSNGLQNVLALRGDPPHGQGKFVQIEGGFACALDLVKHIRATYGDYFGITVAGYPEAHPDAIGSDGVATEEAYHNDLAYLKRKVDAGADLIVTQLFYDTDNFLKFVNDCRQIGITCPIVPGIMPINNYKGFIRMTGFCKTRIPAEITAALEPIKDNEEAVRSYGVHLGTEMCKKILAHGIKTLHLYTLNMEKSALAILMNLGLLEETKISRSLPWRRPANVFRVKEDVRPIFWANRPKSYITRTIGWDQYPHGRWGDSRNPSYGALADYQFMRPRARDKKLQDEWATPLSNIEDIHEKFKKFCLGKLRSSPWSELDGLQPETRIINEQLGKINTKGFLTINSQPAVNGEKSSSPSVGWGGPGGYVYQKAYVEFFCSREKLDALVGKCKDFPSLTYMAVNKEGSWISNSGQTDVNAVTWGVFPAKEIIQPTVVDPTSFMVWKDEAFEIWSRGWAGLYPEGDASRKLLEEVQSSYFLVSLVDNDYIHGDLFAVFAGF; this comes from the exons ATGAAGGTGATTGAGAAGATCCAGGAAGGTGTTGGGAACGACGGGAAGGTAGTTTTCTCCTTCGAGTTCTTCCCGCCCAAGACCGACGATGGTGTGGACAACCTCTTTGAGAGAATGGACCGTATGGTCGCCCACAATCCCACTTTCTGCGACATCACCTGGGGCGCCGGTGGCTCCACCGCCGATCTTACCCTCGAAATCGCCAACCGTATGCAGAACATCGTCTGCGTCGAGACCATGATGCATCTCACCTGCACTAACATGCCCGTCGGGAAGATCGACCACGCTCTCGCCACCATCAAATCCAACGGCCTCCAGAACGTCCTTGCTCTCCGCGGTGACCCCCCTCATGGCCAGGGAAAGTTCGTGCAGATCGAGGGCGGCTTTGCCTGCGCACTCGACCTC gtGAAACATATCAGAGCTACCTACGGTGACTACTTCGGCATTACAGTTGCCGGTTATCCAG AGGCACATCCCGATGCAATAGGAAGTGATGGCGTGGCTACGGAGGAAGCTTATCACAACGATCTCGCTTATCTCAAGAGAAAG GTCGATGCAGGAGCCGATCTAATTGTTACTCAACTGTTCTATGATACTGATAATTTCCTCAAATTTGTGAATGATTGTCGCCAAATTGGGATAACCTGCCCCATTGTTCCTGGAATTATGCCCATTAATAACTATAAGGGATTCATCCGCATGACTGGTTTTTGTAAAACAAGG ATACCTGCTGAAATTACTGCTGCCTTGGAGCCAATTAAGGACAATGAAGAAGCTGTCAGATCATATGGAGTTCATCTTGGGACTGAAATGTGCAAGAAGATTTTAGCTCATGGAATTAAGACATTGCATCTTTATACATTAAACATGGAGAAGTCAGCCTTGGCTATATTAATG AATCTTGGTTTGCTTGAAGAGACCAAAATATCGAGGTCTTTGCCTTGGAGACGCCCAGCAAATGTTTTCCGTGTCAAGGAAGATGTTCGTCCAATTTTCTG GGCTAATCGTCCAAAGAGCTACATAACGAGGACTATAGGCTGGGACCAATACCCACATGGGCGATGGGGTGATTCTCGTAATCCATCATATGGAGCATTAGCTGACTATCAG TTCATGCGGCCACGTGCACGTGACAAGAAACTTCAGGATGAATGGGCTACACCTTTGAGTAATATTGAAGATATTCACGAG AAATTTAAGAAATTCTGCCTCGGAAAATTGAGAAGTAGTCCCTGGTCAGAATTAGACGGGCTTCAGCCAGAAACACGAATCATAAATGAACAGCTAGGGAAGATTAATACGAAGGGTTTCCTTACCATCAATAGCCAACCTGCAGTCAATGGCGAAAAATCTTCTTCCCCATCTGTTG GATGGGGTGGGCCTGGAGGGTATGTTTATCAGAAAGCATATGTAGAGTTTTTTTGCTCAAGGGAGAAATTGGATGCACTCGTTGGCAAGTGCAAGGATTTCCCATCTCTAACTTACATGGCCGTAAACAAAGAAGGGAGCTGGATATCTAACTCTGGCCAGACTGATGTAAATGCTGTAACATGGGGAGTCTTCCCAGCAAAGGAGATCATCCAACCAACTGTTGTGGATCCTACTAGTTTCATGGTGTGGAAGGATGAGGCCTTCGAAATCTGGTCAAGGGGATGGGCTGGCTTATACCCAGAGGGTGACGCTTCCAGAAAATTGCTTGAAGAG GTCCAGAGCAGCTATTTCTTGGTCAGCTTGGTAGACAACGATTACATCCACGGTGATCTTTTTGCTGTTTTTGCAGGCTTCTGA